DNA sequence from the Colletotrichum destructivum chromosome 9, complete sequence genome:
CCCTACAACAGAGCACTCGTCGAGTCCCACGCCATTCGGCTCTCCAACGATGACATGCTCCACGGTGGCTCATCTGCCCCGGAGCGGTCTAGCAAAGGGAGAATCACAGTCATCAGGTGCGGCGACCAAGGATGTCTGACCATCCGCCAGAGAGACGAGCCCATATGGTTGCCCCCATTTCACAACTACGGCTCGCCCAAAGTCGTCGACCCCACCGGTGCCGGAaacgccttcctcggcgctTTCGCCGCTGCCTTCGCCAAGACGCACGATGAGGTCCTGGCGTCCGCGTACGGCGCTGTCGCGGCCAGCTTCGTCATTGAGCAGATTGGCCCGCCCaggagggagatggcgaGCGGTAAGGAATTGTGGAACGGGGAGGGCTTCGAGGAGAGACTGAGGCAGTACATAGCCAAGGTCGAGACATGACCGGCAACCCCGGCCCTGGGACGCGCgcgggaagagagagagagagagaaccggagccggagctggatctggagctggagctggagctgtcCCATGGGGACCGAGAAATGGGGTGGTGGGTATCATAAGGAGTCTCTAAAATTCCCGACCTATACATTTCTCATTGAACGAAACCCTCTTTTCATTTTCCTTTCCAAAAATCAAACAGCCCCTGGACTGATCAAACCCATCTCCCAAGTCTCTCCTTCATCGGATGACCTGCGTGCCCTCGGCGGGCTCCAGGATCTTCCATTGGCAGCCGACGTTCTTGTCGGCGTTGTTCTCCTTGAGGATCTTGATGATCTTGTCGGCGATCTCGTCAAAGTTGCTCGTCGCGAGGGCCAGGATGGTGGGGCCGGCGCCCGAGAGGCACACACCGAGGAAGCCCGGTTGCGTGCTGGGCGACATGCTCTCGACGatctggccgaggccggggatTAGGGTCTGGCGGTAGGGCTGGTGGATCTTGTCCTGCATGGCGAGGTGGATGAGCTCCGGgtccggcggcgaggtgcCCAGAGCCACGGGGAGGAGGGCTATTCTCTGCATGTTGAAGGTCTGTGACGAAAAGGTTAGCCAAAAGATTTGGGGGGGGCtggggggaggaaaaggtTGAAGGAGGCACAGGGAAGGGGAACGCGATGATCGGACATGGGGGTCACTTCACTCACAACATCAGGACGGGTGTAGTGAGGCGGTAGCACCTCACGGGCGAGGTGGGTGGGGACTTGGAAGTcggggatgatggcgatggccttgatctccttggcCCAGGGGAACTTGATGTGGTGGCCGATGCCGTGGGGCGGCTCGGGCGGGGTCTCGCCcgtgtcgacgccgccaGCCGGGGCCGGCAGGACCTCGCTCAGGGGGATCTCGATGCGCTGGACGTCTTCGGGCTTCAGGGGGCGGAGGTAGGtgccgacgaagccgccgtaCAGCGAGGCGCCGACGTTGTCGGGGTGTCTCTCTGGTGGATTCCCATGTGTGTGAGCGCACGCACGCCAGTCTTCATCTTGGGCGGGGGGCTTCCGAGGGGGGACGTCTTCTCCTCACCAATCATCAGACAAAAGTCAAAGAGCCTATCGAGGCTGAGGTGATCGAGATGGCCGACCTCCTTGCCGAgcatgacgccggcgacgacggcggagccggagctgccgaggccgcggccgagggggaTGGGGTTCTTGATGTGGACATGGGTCTCGACGGGGAACATGCGCTGGCCGTGGCAGCGCAGGACGTAGAGGGCGACGCGGGTAATGAGGTTGACCGAGGGGTCGAGGCTGATGTCGTCGGTGCCCTCGCCTTGGCCCTCGTAGGTGAGGCGGCAGTTCAGGGGTtcggccgaggtcgtcttGGAGCGGTCAACGGTGACGTGCAGCTCGAGGTAGAcggagagggcgaggccgatgacgTCGAAGCCCGGGCCGATGTtggcggacgacgagggcgtcttGATCACGAATGTCTCCTTGGACATGACGGGCAGGCGGTGTAAGTCGTGCcgagggtgtgtgtgtgtgagtggtGGGCTGAgaggcggggggagggggaggctGTAAGATGAGCTGAGTGAGTGGTTCAGTCTTCCGTGGTCGCAATTGAAGGGATTTCGGTGAGCCTCGGCGGTTCAATCTTATGAGTGAGTGTCTCCTCGATGAGATGAGGGCGAGTCCGGTCGCAAAGTAATGAGATGAGAGTGAACCCAAGTCTGTATCGCCTGACTGGATGTCGTTCGTGACTCAAAAAAAAATGCAATCCCCCCGATGACCGGAGCGTCTCAGCGGCCGGCAGCTGTTTTTTTGGTGGTCGTTGTAGTGGGGAAACCCTACGATGAGTGCGGGGTGGATTCATCATCTGTCATTGGCCAATGAATCGCGGCGGTCCGTCGCTTTATCTTATCACGCCCGtttcatcccccccccccccattctCTCCCCTCTGGCTTCCACTTGTTGGGAGATTGATTCCTTGCCAATGACAACCTCTTCTTCCGACTACATCTCATGTCAGGAGCCCGTTACGGGATTTTGTGCTACGGGTGTATGCCCGGGAGGCCATTCGAATGCTCAAAGAGGGCATGTAGCCGGTGACGTTGCGCATCGATACCTCGAACAATCCGGACACCCAGGACGGTCAAGATACTCGACTCTTGTCAATAGCACGCAACGTAGACCACAGCGGCCGATCTCTCGAACAACGTCCATTTCGCGGTCCATCCAACCTCCCAGTTTGCCTCAGATATCTCTACCAGCCGATAAGCATAGGTCTCGACGGCTTCGAGCTAGCATCTTGCTACATCACTCTCATCACCCGTGCTTGACCCGCAGCTGATTCTTGCGACCTCCACCGAGACGTGAGGCACACCCCATCCATCGCGTACCGAATGCGAGCGTTTCGGGGCTCTGAAAGGTTGTCGCGGCGACGATCGTACACCGCTTCGAGGATCGAACGTCTACCGGTGAGTTTTTGGGAGGCAAGCGGGGAACAAGACAAGAGCTCGTGTTCTGCCGCGTTCCGCCGAGAACCCGCGAGCTCCACCGTCCATTGCGGATGCCTGTCGGTCGGTCGGCCGTCTTCGCATTGGCACTTCTAGAGCTGCGGAGTTGCAATCCCATTCCATGCATGCCTGCTACCTGGGTAGGTTGATGCGACAAACCTTTTGCGACCATGTTCCGCATCTACGATGTATCCTGATTCCTCCGCTTGATGGCGGACACAGTCTAATAACCAGTGTATGGCGGCGAAGTGTAGATGCGTCGGACTGCCCGTGGGAGGCAGCGCCACTTACACTGGGTGATCGGCCCATCTTTCGCGGGCGAGTGAGCCTGCGGCCGGCGATACGCGCTTGCGCGCTTGTAACGTTGCTCGACGCTGCGGATGGTCAGCGCGAAACGCACTCATACCAATGGGCGAACTTTGCCATCGTGAGCGGCTGTACCAGTTaggctcgtcgacggcgcccttTGGCGCCCCTTTCTGTCCGCGGGTACGATGACGGCAGGATTTGGGGAAGAACCGTGGACCGGCGTCCGCCGCAACCGTCAGCCAACGACGCTCGACGCGTGGGAGTCTAAGCCTCACCATAGTCCTATTGGGAGGAAGTAAAATCCCGAACGATGCGGCGGAACCCGGTGGCAGAGACAGGGTCGCTGCGACGCATCCGTTGGCGAAGAGACAGTCTATTTTGCGGACACGAGGGCAAAAAAAGACAGACCACCTGACTGTTGCGTCCCGCTCTCATTGTCGTCAAGGCACGGTGGCCGTTTGTGGAGAACAACAAGGTGGGAAATCGGCTATTGGAGTAGTTGCCCGATGCACTCCGGCACGAACCCccaagagaagaggagacaAAAGCTCCGCTGCAACAGCGGCAAAAGCGTGAACAGAGAGCGACAACCATAAGACAAGTTTGattacacacacacacaaaaaaaCGAGGAAAAAAACCCCCGACACAGAGGGATGCGGATCGGATATCCCACCTGATGCTAGAAGAGGCTGTCAAACGGAGAATAGGAGCGGCGGGACCAGCCATGCTAAGCCCGAATCAATCCAAGCGCTCTTTAGATGCTAAAAACAGCCGGATGACAGCCCTGTGGCGCGGGCTTTTTCGGTCGACTAGCAAACCACACGCCGCTCGCCGGTCCGTTGCAGCCATTCCGAGGGATTGCATGTTTgttcccctctctcctcttctctccccaATCCCAGTGCAAACAGCTCCAACGCAGGCGGGGATCGGGCTAGTGAATACGAGAACAACCCTCGCTACATTCTAGTGGCCCGGTCCCCACGTCAGTACCCAGATCTGTGATCGGCACTGCATTCTCCCCTTGCTTCCTAGTCTCCTGGGTAGCATTCGCCTTTTCCAACCAACACCTCCGCTCGCCTCTCTTCACTCGCAATACGAACTGAAGAGATCACGGCCTGGGGAAACTTAGTCTACCCTACCTTTCCGGCAGCCATCTCATACGACGTGACATTGAGATGGAGCACTCCGCCGAGCCGGCCAAGGGTCCTGTGCTGGCCATGTCACGACATGATGCTATTGCCGGAGAGACCACAGCGTCACGGGTGCCTTTCTCCGCCTTTCTTCGTTTGCCGCAAGTTGCCGCAAGGGCGGGAACTGCCCGCCTTGGCTCGGAGTTGGTGATGGAGCATGATGGAAGACGCTGATGGATCGGACTCAGCTGGGTTGCTGGGGCTGTATAAAGAGAGACCAAGGACTCACCTCGTCCAGATCTCGTTTTGGTCTTCGTTCTCatcagcttcttcttcaacctctCCGACTACTACAAACAAATCTCCAGACCAAAGCCTTCAAAGCTCCACCTACAGCCACACCACACCCATCCCACACTCCCAACCACACATAGCCAAAATGCAGCTTTCCGGCCTCGTTACCTTCCTCTCTtccgttgccgccgccgcggccgtctccgtctcctaCGACACCGGCTACGACGATGGTGCCCGCTCCCTGACCTCCGTCTCGTGCTccgacggcgccaacggcctCATCACCAGATACGGCTGGCAGAACCAGGGCCAGGTCGCCCGCTTCCCCtacatcggcggcgtcgacgccgttgccggctGGAACTCCCCCAACGTAAGTtgccttccttcttcttacTTGAGAGAGTCTTTTCTGTCTCTTCAGAAATCAAAAGAATCAAA
Encoded proteins:
- a CDS encoding Putative ribosomal protein uS5 domain 2-type superfamily, coding for MSKETFVIKTPSSSANIGPGFDVIGLALSVYLELHVTVDRSKTTSAEPLNCRLTYEGQGEGTDDISLDPSVNLITRVALYVLRCHGQRMFPVETHVHIKNPIPLGRGLGSSGSAVVAGVMLGKEVGHLDHLSLDRLFDFCLMIERHPDNVGASLYGGFVGTYLRPLKPEDVQRIEIPLSEVLPAPAGGVDTGETPPEPPHGIGHHIKFPWAKEIKAIAIIPDFQVPTHLAREVLPPHYTRPDVTFNMQRIALLPVALGTSPPDPELIHLAMQDKIHQPYRQTLIPGLGQIVESMSPSTQPGFLGVCLSGAGPTILALATSNFDEIADKIIKILKENNADKNVGCQWKILEPAEGTQVIR
- a CDS encoding Putative cerato-platanin, RlpA-like domain superfamily, coding for MQLSGLVTFLSSVAAAAAVSVSYDTGYDDGARSLTSVSCSDGANGLITRYGWQNQGQVARFPYIGGVDAVAGWNSPNCGTCWQLTYNGKSINVLAVDHAGSGFNLALGALNDLTNGQAVQLGRIEAQATQVGLNACGL